One Polyangiaceae bacterium genomic window carries:
- a CDS encoding VWA domain-containing protein: MTPKFFLPWASFLVIASVAAGCGGGTSGTNTAGSGAGSTSSSGGAGGAGGDGGGILPGGCNPACVEPQVCSASGACIDPGTCAADADCAAGTVCDTATGKCIPGGACGSQEAKVDPVPPNMLLVVDRSCSMTGKVGDSTKWNIAVAAINKMTTDFTGQIRFGLTLFPDRVTPNCQQDKIPIPVGPGNEMAVQTLMTNALKAADTNFPDGPCVTNIQTGMQQATTEPAFLDTERDSYAVLITDGKETCGSDATTEQIIKDLHDMAGVPTFVIGFGAGIDPAQMDKFAVAGGVPSSGATKYFDAGDQASLDTALATIAKSTLSCTYSLDSVPPNPNDIYVFFDNVTKVPRDLMDGWEYDIAKNQIVFYGPACDSLKNGIVKDLDIVFGCDTPTPD; encoded by the coding sequence ATGACACCGAAGTTTTTCTTGCCATGGGCATCTTTTCTGGTCATTGCAAGCGTCGCCGCTGGTTGTGGCGGCGGTACGAGTGGCACGAACACCGCAGGGAGCGGGGCGGGATCCACTTCCAGTTCCGGCGGCGCTGGTGGCGCCGGTGGGGACGGGGGAGGCATCCTTCCGGGCGGGTGCAATCCAGCCTGCGTCGAGCCTCAAGTATGCAGCGCGTCGGGCGCGTGCATTGATCCCGGGACATGTGCAGCCGATGCAGATTGCGCGGCCGGCACCGTTTGCGACACCGCGACGGGAAAATGCATTCCCGGCGGCGCATGCGGTTCGCAAGAAGCGAAGGTGGATCCCGTGCCGCCGAACATGTTGCTCGTGGTCGACCGATCATGCTCGATGACGGGCAAGGTCGGCGATTCGACCAAGTGGAACATTGCCGTTGCCGCCATCAATAAAATGACGACCGACTTCACTGGTCAAATTCGGTTTGGTCTGACCCTATTTCCGGACCGCGTCACGCCAAATTGCCAGCAAGACAAAATTCCCATTCCCGTCGGGCCGGGCAATGAAATGGCCGTGCAAACGTTGATGACCAATGCGCTCAAAGCGGCCGACACCAATTTCCCCGATGGCCCGTGCGTGACGAATATTCAGACGGGTATGCAGCAAGCTACGACGGAGCCCGCATTCCTCGATACCGAACGCGACAGCTACGCCGTGCTGATCACCGACGGCAAGGAAACGTGCGGGTCGGATGCGACGACGGAACAAATCATCAAAGACTTGCACGACATGGCCGGTGTGCCGACGTTCGTCATTGGTTTTGGTGCGGGCATCGATCCTGCGCAAATGGACAAGTTCGCGGTTGCCGGTGGCGTACCGAGCAGCGGGGCGACCAAGTATTTCGATGCAGGCGACCAAGCGAGCCTCGATACGGCGCTCGCCACGATTGCGAAAAGCACCCTTTCGTGCACGTATTCGCTGGATTCCGTTCCGCCGAATCCGAACGACATCTACGTATTTTTCGACAACGTCACGAAAGTGCCGCGCGACCTGATGGACGGCTGGGAATACGACATCGCGAAAAACCAGATCGTGTTCTACGGCCCCGCGTGTGATAGCCTCAAGAATGGCATCGTCAAAGACCTGGACATCGTGTTCGGCTGCGACACGCCCACGCCCGATTGA
- a CDS encoding RNA methyltransferase, with translation MQKHPSARRKDANEIVYGLRAGLAVFERHPEKIVRVAFHRETRRLIGALERWAVAHRIPCAEATDDDLGRFSGAKNHEGLCLEVTPRSWMGTQELADMLVRTKGAAIALERIRNPYNIGAILRTAAFFGMDAALLGAPAPHPGLPADAVRVAEGGAEQLEFARTTDLPDTLGRLRARGITVVGAESEATVNAIGFAYARPIVVVLGHEREGLSERAKAQCDTLVAIPGSSSVRSLNVSVAASVLLAEVVRDRLREAMKGKPGAKK, from the coding sequence ATGCAAAAACATCCCTCCGCGCGCCGAAAAGACGCGAATGAAATCGTGTACGGTTTGCGTGCCGGCCTTGCGGTATTCGAAAGGCACCCGGAAAAAATCGTGCGCGTCGCTTTTCACCGCGAAACGCGCCGGCTCATCGGGGCGCTCGAACGCTGGGCCGTGGCGCATCGAATTCCGTGCGCCGAAGCGACCGACGATGATCTCGGGCGTTTTTCCGGGGCGAAAAATCATGAAGGCCTGTGCCTCGAAGTGACACCGCGTTCGTGGATGGGGACGCAAGAGCTTGCCGATATGCTCGTGCGGACGAAGGGAGCAGCGATAGCGCTGGAACGAATTCGCAACCCGTACAACATCGGGGCCATTTTGCGGACCGCTGCGTTTTTTGGAATGGATGCGGCGCTTTTGGGGGCCCCAGCGCCTCATCCAGGATTGCCCGCCGATGCGGTGCGCGTTGCCGAAGGGGGCGCCGAACAGCTCGAGTTTGCCCGCACGACGGACCTGCCCGATACGCTCGGACGCCTGCGTGCACGAGGGATCACGGTGGTTGGAGCGGAGAGCGAAGCGACGGTCAATGCGATTGGTTTTGCGTATGCTCGTCCCATCGTCGTCGTATTGGGTCACGAGCGGGAGGGTTTGTCCGAACGAGCAAAGGCGCAATGCGACACGCTGGTGGCCATACCAGGCTCGAGCTCCGTCCGGTCGCTCAACGTATCGGTCGCCGCGAGCGTGCTGCTTGCCGAAGTGGTTCGAGATCGGCTTCGGGAGGCGATGAAGGGCAAGCCGGGGGCGAAGAAGTAA
- a CDS encoding S-(hydroxymethyl)glutathione dehydrogenase/class III alcohol dehydrogenase: protein MKIKAAVAHRPSAPLSIETVDLDGPREGEVLVEIKATGICHTDDYTLSGKDSEGLFPCILGHEGAGVVVDVGPGVKSVVKGDHVIPLYTPECRQCKFCLSKKTNLCQAIRATQGKGVMPDGTSRFSIGNTMVHHYMGTSTFANYTVLPEIAVAKIRKDAPFDKVCYIGCGVTTGIGAVIYTANVRPGDNVVVFGLGGIGLNVIQGAKMVGANMIIGVDINPARKAIGEKFGMTHFVNPKEVGADLVSYLVSLTDGGADFSFECVGDVKVMRQALECCHKGWGTSVIIGVAAAGQEIATRPFQLVTGRVWKGSAFGGARGRTDVPKIVDWYMEKKINIDDLVTHVLPFERINETFDLMHSGTSIRSVVTF from the coding sequence ATGAAAATCAAGGCTGCCGTTGCACATCGACCAAGCGCCCCGCTGAGCATCGAAACCGTCGATCTCGATGGACCCCGCGAAGGTGAAGTCCTGGTCGAAATCAAGGCGACCGGGATTTGTCACACGGATGACTACACGCTGTCCGGCAAAGATTCCGAAGGACTGTTTCCGTGCATTCTGGGCCATGAAGGCGCAGGTGTCGTGGTCGACGTGGGACCAGGGGTGAAGAGCGTGGTCAAAGGCGACCACGTGATTCCACTCTATACGCCGGAATGCCGCCAATGTAAATTTTGTTTGTCGAAAAAGACCAATTTGTGTCAAGCCATTCGAGCGACGCAGGGCAAAGGCGTCATGCCCGACGGGACGAGCCGCTTTTCCATTGGAAACACGATGGTACACCATTACATGGGTACGTCGACGTTTGCCAATTATACGGTGCTGCCGGAAATTGCCGTGGCAAAAATTCGCAAAGACGCACCTTTCGACAAAGTGTGCTACATCGGCTGCGGCGTCACGACGGGCATTGGAGCGGTCATCTATACGGCAAACGTGCGTCCTGGTGACAACGTCGTGGTCTTCGGCCTTGGAGGCATTGGTCTGAACGTCATTCAGGGCGCGAAAATGGTGGGCGCCAATATGATCATCGGCGTGGACATCAACCCCGCGCGCAAGGCGATTGGCGAAAAGTTTGGCATGACGCACTTCGTCAATCCGAAAGAAGTCGGCGCAGACCTCGTCTCGTACCTCGTGAGCCTCACGGATGGCGGTGCGGATTTTTCATTTGAATGCGTGGGTGATGTGAAAGTCATGCGCCAGGCGCTCGAGTGTTGCCACAAAGGTTGGGGGACGAGCGTCATCATCGGCGTTGCGGCGGCGGGGCAAGAAATCGCCACGCGCCCGTTCCAGCTCGTCACGGGGCGCGTTTGGAAAGGCAGCGCATTCGGCGGGGCTCGAGGTCGCACGGACGTTCCGAAAATCGTCGATTGGTACATGGAGAAAAAGATCAACATCGATGACCTCGTGACGCACGTCCTGCCTTTCGAGCGCATCAACGAGACGTTCGACCTCATGCATTCCGGCACGTCGATCCGCTCGGTCGTCACATTTTGA
- a CDS encoding lipase maturation factor family protein yields MGPLIGTSGLLPANAFLDFVVTRFGSKLGAFQQLPTLLYWFGATDGVLLTFASMGLALSLAVMFGVTNAIVQFSLWLLYLSLSRVGQIFYGYGWEIQLLETGFLSIFLCPIREYRPFSSAPPAMTMVLFRWLIVRIMLGAGLIKLRGDPCWRDLTCLVYHYETQPIPSPASLLFHQLPAGAHSVGVGFNHLVELIAPLFAFGPRPARIIAGVLFVTFQATLILSGNLSFLNWLTIVPAIACFDDDALRMVLPKKLRSWYDEKSVPKPSQPQLITAYVAAAFVFFLSIEPVQNLFSDRQRMNSSFNPLALVNTYGAFGSVDKERFEVVLEGTADPLPSDKARWLEYEFPCKPGDPKRRPCLITPYHYRLDWQLWFAAKSTVERQPWFLHLVDKLLRGETTPKSLLASDPFPDKPPRFLRAKLYRYRFTHIGDGKDAWWEREYVREWMRPVGKDDPALEKTLVQYGLKKPRGGF; encoded by the coding sequence ATGGGGCCGCTCATCGGGACCAGTGGCCTGCTCCCCGCGAACGCTTTCCTCGATTTCGTCGTCACCCGCTTCGGCTCGAAGCTTGGTGCATTCCAGCAGCTCCCGACGCTCCTCTATTGGTTCGGTGCGACCGACGGCGTGCTTTTGACATTTGCGTCGATGGGTCTCGCGCTGTCGCTCGCCGTCATGTTCGGCGTGACCAACGCGATTGTCCAATTTAGTTTGTGGCTGCTTTATCTGTCGCTCTCGCGTGTGGGACAAATATTTTATGGTTATGGGTGGGAAATCCAGCTTTTGGAGACCGGCTTCTTATCGATTTTTCTATGCCCTATCCGCGAGTATCGTCCATTTTCGAGTGCCCCGCCGGCCATGACGATGGTCCTTTTTCGATGGCTCATCGTACGCATCATGCTCGGAGCGGGCCTCATCAAATTGCGAGGCGATCCGTGTTGGCGCGACTTGACGTGCCTCGTCTACCATTACGAAACGCAGCCGATTCCGAGTCCAGCGAGCCTCCTTTTTCACCAGCTTCCAGCCGGCGCGCATTCCGTCGGCGTGGGCTTCAATCATCTCGTCGAGCTCATCGCGCCGCTTTTCGCATTTGGGCCCCGCCCTGCGCGAATCATCGCGGGCGTCTTGTTCGTGACGTTTCAAGCAACGCTCATCCTGAGCGGAAACCTGTCCTTTTTGAATTGGCTCACCATCGTCCCGGCCATTGCATGCTTCGACGACGACGCATTACGAATGGTGTTGCCAAAGAAACTGCGTTCGTGGTACGACGAGAAGTCCGTACCAAAGCCATCGCAGCCGCAATTGATCACTGCGTACGTGGCCGCTGCGTTCGTGTTTTTTCTGAGCATCGAGCCTGTGCAGAATTTGTTTTCCGACAGGCAGCGCATGAACAGCTCGTTCAATCCGCTCGCGCTCGTCAACACCTACGGCGCGTTCGGTTCGGTCGACAAAGAGCGATTCGAAGTGGTGCTCGAAGGAACGGCCGATCCATTGCCGAGCGACAAGGCCCGCTGGCTCGAATACGAATTCCCTTGCAAACCGGGCGATCCCAAACGACGCCCTTGCCTCATTACGCCTTACCATTATCGTTTGGATTGGCAGCTTTGGTTTGCGGCGAAATCGACCGTCGAGCGACAACCGTGGTTTTTGCACCTCGTGGACAAACTTCTCCGCGGTGAGACAACGCCAAAATCGCTCTTGGCCAGCGATCCATTCCCCGACAAACCTCCGCGATTCCTTCGCGCAAAGCTCTACCGGTATCGTTTTACGCACATAGGCGACGGCAAAGACGCATGGTGGGAGCGGGAATACGTGCGCGAATGGATGCGGCCCGTCGGCAAGGACGACCCGGCGCTTGAAAAGACGTTGGTCCAGTATGGGTTGAAAAAGCCTCGGGGCGGGTTTTAG
- a CDS encoding serine/threonine protein kinase, whose product MIAAELVSGRFEIERLASSGGMAVVYRAIDRTTGTPVALKVLHAEGARFAGHFARESYVLAELDHPGIVRYIAHGSTPSGELFLAMEWLEGEDLAQRCKRGPLAVADTVTLGMRVAQALGAAHARGVVHRDIKPSNLFLPDRDIAQAKILDFGISRPQATRPATRTGILLGTPGYMAPEQIIGAPTIDPRADVFALGCVLYECLTGRPAFEAEHLMVLLSKMRAPEPPRPVDVRPDVPAALDEIIARMLSSDPAHRPEDGAAVAREIAMLDDAETPWVQGAFLDETGERFAHRESVRSDERG is encoded by the coding sequence GTGATTGCGGCTGAGCTTGTTTCGGGCCGTTTCGAGATCGAGCGGCTTGCTAGCTCAGGCGGCATGGCTGTCGTGTATCGAGCGATCGATCGGACGACGGGCACGCCCGTGGCGCTCAAAGTGCTGCATGCCGAGGGAGCTCGGTTTGCCGGACACTTCGCGCGCGAAAGTTACGTGCTGGCGGAGCTGGATCATCCGGGGATCGTTCGGTACATCGCGCACGGGAGCACGCCTTCGGGTGAGCTTTTTCTCGCGATGGAGTGGCTCGAAGGCGAGGACCTTGCGCAGCGCTGCAAACGGGGGCCATTGGCCGTTGCGGACACGGTGACGCTGGGGATGCGCGTTGCGCAAGCATTGGGGGCGGCGCATGCGCGAGGGGTCGTGCACCGGGACATCAAGCCGAGCAACCTGTTCTTGCCGGATCGCGACATCGCACAAGCCAAGATCCTCGATTTCGGGATATCGCGTCCGCAAGCGACGCGGCCGGCAACGCGAACGGGCATTCTGCTGGGGACACCGGGGTACATGGCGCCCGAGCAGATCATTGGAGCACCGACGATCGATCCGCGCGCCGACGTTTTTGCGCTCGGGTGCGTGTTGTACGAATGCCTGACGGGTCGCCCTGCATTCGAAGCAGAACATCTCATGGTGTTGCTGTCCAAAATGCGCGCCCCCGAACCACCTCGGCCCGTGGATGTTCGTCCCGACGTACCCGCTGCGCTCGACGAAATCATCGCGCGGATGTTGTCGTCGGATCCTGCGCACAGGCCGGAAGACGGCGCTGCCGTGGCGCGAGAAATCGCGATGCTCGACGACGCGGAGACGCCGTGGGTGCAAGGCGCGTTTCTCGATGAAACGGGAGAGAGATTCGCTCATCGAGAATCCGTTCGAAGTGACGAACGTGGATGA
- a CDS encoding aminotransferase class V-fold PLP-dependent enzyme, producing the protein MRSMLQRATEHIIEHIGTLPDQPMHATKGGRKLARSLAGPMPEEGIPFEKLFRKLFSQIIPASLNTASPGYLAYIPGGGIFHAAIADLIADVTNRYVSVWIAAPGLAQLEENVIQWFAAMLGMPSSAGGILLTGGSLANLVATITARRVKLPPDFLRGTVYTSEEAHHSVLKAALLAGILPENVRAIPTDDRYRMQPEMLLDAIRRDRAAGLLPFLIVASAGTTNTGAVDDLQRIADIAAAESLWLHVDAAYGGFFAMTERGRKALAGIGRADSVTLDPHKGLFLPYGTGCLIVRDRESLRRAHAVPAAYMPPMQHDEGFVDFCELGPELSRDARGLRVWLPFSMHGAGVFRNALDEKLDLAAYATNELRKMQGIEIVAEPVLSLLAFRARFPTLNNADEDAKNRQLMSLVNQKQRVLLTGTVTKGRFLIRMCILSFRTHADRIDMALEDIRTSLDEVRQ; encoded by the coding sequence ATGCGATCGATGCTGCAGCGCGCAACCGAACACATCATCGAGCACATCGGCACGCTTCCCGATCAACCCATGCATGCGACGAAAGGCGGCCGAAAGCTCGCTCGAAGCCTTGCCGGACCCATGCCCGAAGAGGGCATACCCTTTGAAAAACTCTTCCGCAAGTTGTTTTCTCAAATCATTCCAGCGAGCCTCAATACGGCGTCTCCCGGCTACTTGGCCTACATTCCCGGCGGCGGTATTTTCCATGCGGCCATCGCCGATCTGATCGCCGACGTGACAAACCGATACGTGAGCGTGTGGATTGCCGCTCCGGGTCTTGCTCAGCTCGAAGAAAACGTCATTCAATGGTTCGCCGCGATGCTCGGTATGCCGTCTTCTGCCGGGGGCATATTATTGACGGGTGGATCGCTCGCAAACCTCGTAGCAACCATTACGGCGCGTCGAGTAAAACTACCGCCGGACTTTTTGCGCGGCACGGTTTATACCTCCGAGGAAGCTCATCATTCGGTGCTCAAGGCCGCACTGCTCGCGGGAATATTGCCGGAAAACGTGCGAGCGATTCCAACCGACGATCGTTATCGGATGCAACCAGAAATGCTGCTCGACGCAATACGACGAGATCGAGCTGCGGGACTGCTCCCATTTTTGATCGTTGCGAGCGCTGGAACGACAAATACGGGTGCCGTGGACGATTTGCAGCGAATTGCGGACATTGCAGCAGCCGAAAGCTTGTGGCTCCACGTAGATGCCGCCTACGGGGGATTTTTTGCAATGACCGAACGCGGGCGCAAGGCACTTGCAGGAATTGGGCGCGCCGATTCCGTGACGCTCGACCCGCACAAAGGGTTGTTTTTGCCCTACGGTACGGGCTGTTTGATCGTGCGGGACCGCGAATCGTTGCGTCGAGCGCACGCAGTTCCGGCGGCGTACATGCCGCCCATGCAACACGACGAGGGATTCGTGGACTTCTGCGAGCTTGGGCCAGAGCTTTCCCGCGATGCGCGTGGCTTGCGTGTATGGCTTCCCTTCTCGATGCATGGAGCTGGTGTTTTTCGAAACGCACTCGATGAAAAGCTAGATTTGGCAGCGTACGCGACGAACGAATTACGAAAAATGCAGGGGATTGAAATCGTGGCGGAGCCGGTGTTGTCGCTGCTCGCCTTTCGCGCTCGGTTTCCGACGTTGAACAATGCGGACGAGGATGCCAAAAACCGGCAACTCATGTCGCTCGTCAATCAAAAGCAGCGCGTCTTGCTCACCGGCACCGTGACCAAGGGCCGGTTCTTGATTCGGATGTGCATCCTGTCGTTTCGTACGCACGCGGATCGCATCGACATGGCGCTCGAGGATATTCGCACGAGCCTCGATGAAGTCCGGCAATGA
- a CDS encoding dienelactone hydrolase family protein, which produces MAIELEGFTRSTFTHDGETRDVYRRGNGPGVVIASEIPGITPQVMRFAERVAAEGFTVFLPQLFGTPGAPVYMPKALGVMARACISREFAVLEANQSSPITDWLRALCRHVHESVGGKGVGAIGMCITGNFALTLMVDPRVVAPILCQPSLPIPIGSARRAGMHISDADLETVKQRCAGGAKLLALRFTHDPLCPGERFETMRRELGDAFEGIEIDSSPGNPWRIKRAAHSVVTNDLVDETGHPTRKALDRVLAFLRERLRDEQESRVGTPDAP; this is translated from the coding sequence ATGGCCATCGAGCTCGAAGGTTTTACGCGATCGACCTTTACACATGACGGCGAAACGCGAGACGTGTATCGTCGTGGAAATGGTCCTGGCGTCGTCATTGCCTCGGAAATTCCTGGCATTACCCCGCAGGTGATGCGGTTTGCCGAGCGCGTCGCGGCTGAAGGTTTCACCGTTTTTCTTCCCCAACTTTTCGGCACTCCCGGCGCTCCGGTGTATATGCCAAAGGCTTTGGGCGTGATGGCTCGCGCCTGCATTTCGCGCGAATTTGCGGTCCTCGAAGCCAATCAATCCAGCCCCATTACGGATTGGCTGCGAGCTTTGTGCCGCCATGTTCACGAATCCGTCGGAGGCAAAGGCGTCGGTGCCATTGGCATGTGCATTACGGGCAACTTTGCCCTCACCCTCATGGTGGATCCTCGCGTCGTCGCCCCGATCCTGTGTCAACCGTCGCTTCCCATTCCCATTGGCAGTGCGCGTCGCGCGGGAATGCACATTTCCGATGCCGATCTCGAGACCGTCAAGCAGCGCTGCGCGGGTGGAGCTAAACTTTTGGCGCTCCGGTTCACGCACGATCCTCTTTGTCCCGGTGAACGCTTCGAGACCATGCGCCGGGAGCTCGGTGATGCGTTCGAGGGCATCGAAATCGATTCTTCGCCCGGAAATCCGTGGCGTATCAAGCGAGCGGCCCATTCCGTCGTCACCAACGATCTCGTCGACGAAACCGGGCATCCCACGCGAAAGGCCCTCGATCGGGTCCTCGCTTTTCTCCGCGAAAGACTTCGCGATGAGCAAGAATCTCGTGTCGGAACGCCAGACGCTCCTTGA
- a CDS encoding AAA family ATPase, with protein sequence MKRERDSLIENPFEVTNVDDFPDELLPKAYQSGTSRATVPLDSWYRELATSGARTQELPRNVAAAMGAAEKNVSMIPLAFQGLETSCLGREKEVAEIIQAFGTAAFSVKPSSMVVVGEAGIGKTSLLMEVLRVLDERGGLVDAQGIVRPITVFAGATDPHARAAPLGLVAEVIRNAAQIRCGDEPSVRRDKLLQHLARHLDEADAVRIVEFLGELADIPFPDDLSVPLRAARQDARLMGDQLRRALEDWLVAECSVRPVLVVIDDLGWADNASLKLIEGALNTLGNRPLFILATDTERGRLASGPRGRAISLAPLPGDCAYTVTRQLLGADVDLAQIARVVQRGNGQPLRLELLARAVKADAAAPLAGSLEDIARRTLSSLSDGAQRLLRAASVYGRVFWQTPLFSMVAAQARTPGVDPWQSERQALAELLDASLVFRRGHRTPWGEEYAITHPMIRQVAHSMLDDAERKRLHVRLAEWLERMGGTESAVLAEHFYCGGADDRAVPWAALAAERAFEAGDFDLVMQWVSRGLPAAPAGEVRGTLKLFESQACKYRGDHRAALDAGRDAMRFLPGGSPLWYSATGEVALAAGNLGDDGALIEMFDALTRLGADGEAGGPHVIAVARVALQLLMAGHHDHVAAMFAALDDLERRTVAIDPEVLASVHRARALRAMFAGDAGTSVSEFEAAAKRFEEVGDFRNACVQRINVGSCTNELGDWARSESALRDALARAERMGLVPLVAQAKLNLGLALARRGQLNEALTVERDALAMYARQGLRRLEGGARLYLGIIRLASGNVEAAEREVTAAIELLANHPPVRAHAYAVLGQIALVRGDTRGALEPAEEAVRILDALGGIEEGESTVRLVRAEALASLGPQREAEARNAITVAYRRLMERAEKIRDASWRKWFLEVVPENVRTLELAKAWGCGSG encoded by the coding sequence ATGAAACGGGAGAGAGATTCGCTCATCGAGAATCCGTTCGAAGTGACGAACGTGGATGATTTCCCCGACGAGCTATTGCCGAAAGCCTATCAATCGGGGACTTCGCGGGCGACCGTGCCGCTCGATTCTTGGTATCGCGAGCTGGCGACTTCGGGAGCACGAACGCAGGAGCTTCCACGAAATGTTGCTGCTGCAATGGGCGCGGCCGAAAAAAATGTGTCGATGATTCCGCTCGCATTTCAGGGGCTCGAGACATCGTGCCTTGGTCGCGAGAAGGAAGTAGCGGAGATCATTCAGGCATTTGGCACCGCCGCGTTTTCCGTGAAACCGTCGTCGATGGTGGTCGTGGGTGAAGCGGGGATTGGAAAAACGAGTTTGTTGATGGAGGTGCTCCGCGTGCTGGATGAACGCGGGGGACTGGTCGACGCGCAAGGTATCGTGCGTCCCATCACGGTATTTGCCGGGGCAACGGATCCCCATGCGCGAGCGGCTCCATTGGGGCTCGTGGCCGAAGTGATTCGCAATGCGGCGCAGATTCGTTGCGGTGATGAACCATCGGTGCGTCGTGACAAGCTTTTGCAACATTTGGCCCGGCACCTCGACGAAGCCGATGCGGTTCGTATCGTGGAATTTCTCGGCGAGCTTGCCGATATTCCATTTCCCGACGACCTCAGCGTGCCATTACGTGCCGCTCGGCAAGATGCTCGTCTGATGGGTGATCAATTGCGTCGCGCGCTGGAAGATTGGCTCGTTGCAGAATGCTCGGTGCGCCCGGTTCTGGTCGTCATCGATGATCTCGGTTGGGCGGACAATGCAAGTTTGAAGCTGATTGAAGGCGCATTGAACACGCTGGGAAATCGGCCGCTGTTCATTTTGGCGACGGATACCGAAAGGGGGCGTCTTGCTTCGGGCCCGCGCGGGCGAGCGATTTCATTGGCGCCGCTCCCTGGCGACTGCGCGTATACGGTGACACGTCAATTGCTGGGCGCAGATGTGGACCTTGCGCAGATAGCGCGGGTGGTTCAGCGCGGAAATGGTCAACCGTTGCGGCTCGAGCTGCTCGCGCGCGCCGTCAAGGCGGACGCTGCTGCGCCGCTGGCGGGGTCGCTCGAGGATATCGCGCGTCGCACGCTTTCGTCGCTTTCGGACGGGGCGCAGCGATTGCTTCGTGCGGCGAGCGTGTATGGTCGGGTTTTTTGGCAAACGCCATTGTTTTCGATGGTGGCTGCGCAGGCGCGAACACCGGGGGTGGATCCTTGGCAATCCGAGCGTCAAGCGCTCGCAGAATTGCTCGATGCGTCGCTCGTTTTTCGTCGAGGTCACCGGACGCCGTGGGGTGAAGAATATGCCATCACGCATCCAATGATACGACAAGTGGCGCATTCGATGCTGGACGACGCCGAACGGAAACGGCTTCACGTGCGTCTTGCCGAATGGCTCGAACGAATGGGCGGCACGGAATCGGCGGTATTGGCGGAGCATTTTTATTGTGGAGGCGCGGATGATCGCGCGGTGCCGTGGGCAGCGCTGGCGGCGGAACGAGCGTTCGAGGCGGGGGATTTCGATTTGGTGATGCAGTGGGTTTCGCGGGGATTGCCTGCGGCGCCTGCGGGTGAAGTGCGTGGGACGCTGAAGTTATTCGAGTCGCAGGCGTGCAAGTACCGGGGCGATCATCGAGCGGCGCTCGATGCGGGGCGCGATGCGATGCGATTTTTGCCAGGGGGCAGTCCGCTTTGGTACAGCGCCACGGGCGAAGTTGCATTGGCTGCGGGCAACCTCGGGGACGATGGTGCGCTGATCGAGATGTTCGACGCATTGACGAGGCTTGGAGCGGATGGCGAAGCGGGCGGGCCGCATGTGATTGCGGTGGCGCGTGTTGCTTTGCAATTGCTGATGGCGGGTCATCACGACCATGTCGCGGCCATGTTCGCGGCGCTCGACGATTTGGAGCGGCGCACGGTGGCGATCGATCCGGAGGTATTGGCATCGGTGCATCGTGCACGAGCATTGCGCGCGATGTTTGCGGGTGACGCGGGGACGAGCGTGTCCGAATTCGAGGCGGCGGCGAAGCGTTTCGAGGAAGTGGGGGATTTTCGCAATGCTTGCGTGCAGCGAATCAACGTGGGTTCGTGCACCAACGAGCTGGGTGATTGGGCGAGGAGCGAATCTGCATTGCGTGACGCGCTTGCGAGGGCCGAACGAATGGGGCTCGTGCCGCTCGTCGCGCAAGCAAAGTTGAACCTTGGATTGGCATTGGCGCGTCGCGGTCAATTGAATGAAGCGCTGACGGTCGAGCGAGATGCGCTGGCGATGTATGCGCGCCAGGGGCTACGCCGTCTCGAAGGTGGCGCTCGGCTTTACTTGGGGATCATACGGCTTGCTTCGGGCAACGTCGAGGCTGCCGAGCGTGAGGTGACGGCGGCGATTGAATTGCTTGCGAATCATCCGCCCGTGCGAGCCCATGCGTATGCGGTGCTCGGGCAGATTGCGCTCGTGCGAGGGGATACGCGCGGCGCGCTGGAGCCTGCGGAAGAAGCGGTGCGGATTCTCGATGCGCTGGGGGGTATCGAGGAAGGCGAATCGACGGTGCGACTCGTGCGAGCGGAGGCGCTGGCATCGCTTGGGCCGCAGCGTGAGGCGGAGGCGCGCAATGCGATAACGGTCGCGTATCGCAGGCTCATGGAGAGGGCCGAGAAGATACGGGATGCGTCGTGGCGAAAGTGGTTTTTGGAGGTGGTTCCAGAAAACGTGCGGACGCTCGAATTGGCCAAAGCGTGGGGATGTGGTTCTGGCTGA